In Phreatobacter cathodiphilus, the genomic window CACCGCTTGCCGCCCGAGCTCGCCGACGAGGGCGCCTGCATGTGACACGACGATGACCTGCGTGCTTTCCGCCGCCTTGGCGATGAGCCTCGCCAGGGGTGGCAGAAGATCCGGATGGAGGCTCGTCTCCGGTTCGTTGAGGATCATCAGCTCGGGCGGTCGCGGCGACAGAAGGGCTGCTGCAAGAAGCAGATAGCGCAGCGTGCCGTCCGAGAGTTCCGCCGCCTTCAGAGGGCGCAGGAGGCCGTGCTGGCGAAGCTCGACCTCGAAATAGCCGTCGGGCGCGCTGATTTCGAGCCGTGTTCCCGGGAAGGCGTCCTCGATCGTGGCGGCGAGATCGTCCGGGCTGCCGATCTCGCGAATGGTCTGCAGGGCGGCCGCGAGATCGGCGCCGTCGCTCGCCAGAACCGGCGTGTAGGTGCCGACCTGGGGCCGGCGCGCCGGAGCATCGCGGTCGGTGCGCAGGTGGTCGTAGAAGCGCCAGGAGCGCATGCGCTCGCGCAGCGTCAGGAGCTCGACCGCGTCGCGCGGATCGGCCGCGTGGGTCATCATGCTGTCGAAGGGTTCCAGCGTCCTCCAGACGTCTCGCCACTGTCCCGCGTCGTCGCGGATGCGCACCAGGGGGCCGCGGCGTTCGGCGAACAGGCTGTTGCGCGTAAGCCTGGAGCCGGTCCACAGGCTCTCCGTCTTGATCTGCGGGTCTCGGCCGAACAGCGTTTTGTCGGAGACGATCGGCAGGCCGAGGTCGATCGCATAGCCGTAGTCGTCGCCGGCAAAGCCCAGCCGCAGGCTGATGGGCTGCGACCGTCGCGTGCCCTGGACGGGGTGGATCCCCGCCTTGACCTCCCTGGAGAAGCTCTCGGGTCCGGCCCAGAGCGTCGAGGACAGTCCGCCTTCGGCGGCGAGCGACTGTATCACGCGCCCCTGGGCCGTATCGGCGAGGAGCCGCAGCGAGCGGTAGAGGCTCGACTTGCCGGCGCCGTTGGCCCCGGTCACGACCGTCAGGGCCCCGAGTTCGATGACGATGTCGCGGAGCGACCGGTAGCCGGCGACGGCGAGGCGGGAGATCATGGCAAT contains:
- a CDS encoding AAA family ATPase translates to MISRLAVAGYRSLRDIVIELGALTVVTGANGAGKSSLYRSLRLLADTAQGRVIQSLAAEGGLSSTLWAGPESFSREVKAGIHPVQGTRRSQPISLRLGFAGDDYGYAIDLGLPIVSDKTLFGRDPQIKTESLWTGSRLTRNSLFAERRGPLVRIRDDAGQWRDVWRTLEPFDSMMTHAADPRDAVELLTLRERMRSWRFYDHLRTDRDAPARRPQVGTYTPVLASDGADLAAALQTIREIGSPDDLAATIEDAFPGTRLEISAPDGYFEVELRQHGLLRPLKAAELSDGTLRYLLLAAALLSPRPPELMILNEPETSLHPDLLPPLARLIAKAAESTQVIVVSHAGALVGELGRQAVRVNLEKDLGETRTPDLDPPAWSWPAR